A genomic window from Cardinium endosymbiont of Culicoides punctatus includes:
- a CDS encoding MlaE family ABC transporter permease yields the protein MIKELGEYLLFLRAMFGNVVPLRMFWSQVVKECLQVGIDSLFIICIISIFIGGATCIQLASQLKSPFISKSFIGVAVRNMTISELAPTVIGIVFTGKIGSSMASELGSMRISEQIDALEIMGVNTHNYLVLPKIIATVCMYPLLVIIAMFLSIYGGFLACKYLTHLPPQAYIDGLRNTFDPFSVDIALYKSVVYGFIVSSIACYKGFTTRGGALDVGKSSTNAVTSSCIAILVADLFLVYVLLGHHI from the coding sequence ATGATAAAAGAGTTAGGAGAATATTTGCTTTTTTTACGTGCAATGTTTGGGAATGTTGTTCCCTTGCGTATGTTTTGGTCTCAAGTCGTTAAGGAGTGTCTTCAAGTAGGTATTGACTCGCTTTTTATAATTTGCATTATTTCCATTTTCATAGGAGGTGCTACCTGTATTCAGCTCGCTTCTCAACTAAAAAGTCCATTTATTAGCAAAAGTTTTATAGGTGTTGCGGTACGTAATATGACCATATCTGAGCTGGCTCCAACTGTAATAGGTATTGTTTTTACAGGGAAAATAGGCTCTAGTATGGCTAGCGAATTAGGATCTATGCGCATTAGTGAACAAATCGATGCATTAGAAATCATGGGTGTAAATACCCATAATTATCTTGTCCTTCCCAAAATTATTGCTACCGTATGTATGTACCCCCTGTTGGTTATTATTGCTATGTTTCTTTCTATTTATGGAGGATTTCTCGCCTGTAAGTACCTTACCCACCTACCCCCTCAAGCGTATATAGATGGACTCAGAAATACGTTTGATCCCTTTAGTGTAGATATAGCATTATACAAATCAGTAGTGTATGGATTTATTGTTTCCTCTATTGCTTGCTATAAAGGATTTACTACAAGAGGAGGAGCATTAGATGTGGGTAAATCCAGCACAAATGCCGTTACCAGTAGTTGTATTGCCATTCTTGTAGCTGATTTGTTTCTAGTTTACGTATTACTTG